From the genome of Nicotiana tabacum cultivar K326 chromosome 17, ASM71507v2, whole genome shotgun sequence:
aattatacaaaacatgaaagttgtagttgtatgattataggttccagaaagttaaactatgcattatttggacatttgtacagaaagttatgacggattgaatgaaggctggtagagcagtttcgccagaaatttcgccagaaattctgatacatgcagccgactttgggagcttatttctcgcaatgcataaggaatcaaAATAATtgcaaaacacgaaagttgtggtcggtggattctagtttccagaaagttaaaccatttatcatttggacatttgtacataaatgtatgatcaattgaagtaagactggtagagctatttctggtagacttttagtgacgaaaaatggacttttagtgacgaaaaatggacttttattgacggattggcagaaacttaaggaccaaaaatgctcatttcattcatttcgttttggatttttggagcacgattTTGGtcgatatttgggcgattttcacgggaaaacattggggtaagtgttccttatcctatattgattatatttcatgattccatactcatttacatcatgaatccgtgaatttatggaaggaaaatcaagatttttgcaaaatcctCCAAatacgaaaatttaagatttggaggtcgagttgttatcggattttggtaaaattggtatgggtggactcgtaattgaatgggttgtcggattttataagttttgccggattccgagatgtgggacccacggataaattttgagctaatttcggattttaatgaaaatgtaatattttcttattaaagtgattactataatttttgttgattgtatcgaattaattatgactagatacgagtcgatcggagtcgaaaattCCAGGAAAAAACATAATACgtagttaaattggagcaagtcgaggtaagtgacttgtctaaccttgtgtgggggaaatttcccccaggattggtattgatgtgattattgaaatgtgttgaaagtcgtgtgcacgaggtgacgagtgtgtacacgggttaatttgcgaaagattatatttttaaattgtgtagatcattgttgcgcatttattaaattattttatcttgttatattcttcatcattgatgtgagatatatacttcaaatttgtttgatcttttcttactaattgttttacctgtttagttgaaacttggtttcttttattctgtgcattatttgaaggttgattttttttaaattaaatattattaatatgaagtatttgacatttttaaacttgatattgaagcagcgtagtaaagattttgaaatattatttttctaaattatttacttctaaatatttttatactcattgggagggagccgtgagctctttattgtggaaaactattattgttgaattattttaacatgagccgtgagctctttattgtgaaaaaaatattattgatgaattattttgacataagccgtgagctctttattgtgaaaaactattattgatgatttattttggcatgagccgtgagctctttattgtggcaaactattattgatgatttattttggcatgagccgtaagctctttattgtggaaaaatattattgatgaattattttgacatgagctgtgagctctttattgggaaaactattattgatgatttattttggcatgagccgtgagctctttattatggaaaaatattattgttgaattattttggcaagttaaattatttgagcacttgaggtgcaaattgtgatatattgtgatattgatacgcatgcgatggtataaggtctgggtgttgaaacgcatgcggtgagataagggtggcttgatacgcgtggctagtagggaaactactagaagtcatgcggtatgataagggtagctaaaacgcgggatgctatttcgggaaaaatattttctttaaataaattgtgaaggctcccgcggtgatataaggagatgagatattgtgaatttatatatgatttgggactacgaggcggtacctccggagtgcccttgttgatattgatttatggccgtagttgcctttgattattattgtattttcataaagttgaaggaaattatgTTTTGATTtgcacgagatattatttgcaattatttggtgtcattaaatgtgacatactatttgattcattttcaatgtcattttattttactacattgataaacattttaccatgccattattatattccagtagggcctcacctgacctcgtcactactctaccgaggttaggcttggcacttactgggtaccgctgtggtgtactcatactacacttctgcacatctttttgtgcagatccaggtacattttaccagcctagacgtcagtgagttacctgcgcacggagacttcgaggtatatctgccagcgtccgcagactccggagtccccttctatcattttatgttgcttccttatattttatttagaccttgacatatagagacattgagaataaattcttagaagcttgtgacttatttctaccggattttgggagttgaaattgtttgaattgtagtttatttatttcagatatttattattattccgcattgataggtgccatcacgacatcctacggagggaatttggggtcgtgacacttggattgccctcttctccttgactttgatCTGCCAGGACTATGACTTTGTTCTCTTTGGTTGCTTCTCCCCCTACTTTCGGTATTTAAAACAGATCATGGGGAAACACTTGATTCTCTTCGGCGAATATATttgcttagaaccaagtctctaatATCATCCAATTTGAGTTTGGTACTTTCCGATGAACTGCTAATTGCAGTTACTGTTGCGGACCAATTCTCCGCTAGAGATGATAGTAGAATCAACGCCCTGACTTCATCATCAAATGTTATATTAATagaactcaactgagttaatattatattaaactcATTGATATGTTCCATAACAGATCCACCTTATGTCATCTTTAAGCTGAACAATCGACgcatcaaatagactttatttCGTGCACATGAGATTACTGAATTCTATCTGAAGGAGAGCCCAAATATATTCCCGCAAGATAAAGCAAAGCCCCGGCAGGCATCAAAATTATCTTAATTACTCCTATATCCTTTCAACTTGAGAGTTTAGAAACGTGTAACATGAACATACTTATATTACAATGTGAATATTTGATTTATCGAGCCAAAAGAAATATATTCAGTTGAATTTATTCAACCCAGCTCTATATCCGCCTATGTTTATTTATCGTCTTCACTCTACATGCGCGCAGGTTTAGCCATCAAGATAAAGCAAAGCTATAGATGATGTTACATTTGTTATACTTTCACTGGGCACTGGATCAGCAAAAGGGGTTCTAAAGTTTGATGTTGAAGATGGTAAGACGTGGGGACTGGTCAATTGGTTTTTGGGGCCAGGATATAGCACTCCCCTCATTGATGTTTTTGAGTCTGCCTTAAGTGGTATGGCTGATATTTATACATCTATGTTCCTACATGGAACTCCATCAAATGATACTTACCTCAGGATTCAGGTACCCTCATTTACCTACTGAAATTTATTGCAACAGAAGaaactttaaaaaaaagagaagagtataTCATATTAATGGAACAAAGCGAGTATTTGGAGCTCTTCAAGATtcttttgtcaaatatttcctGTTTGTCTTTCTTTCTGAAATGGAACATTGTTTATTATCAGATTGATGGATTGAAGTATGAAGATACAAGGACTGACAATGCAACAGAAGAAAATCTCAGAAACTTGGTGCATATAGCAAATGACCTGTTGAAGCGCCCTATTTCTTCTGTCAACTTAGAAACTGGTTTTTATGAACCCATCTCAGACAACCGCAAACCTGTAGGAAAAGCCGATTGGACCAACGAAATGGCTCTTGTTGAGTAAGTTCACCTTTTACAGCAATTATATACACATTAACCTGTTTTTTATATTATGAGTTTTAACTTCTATATACATTAACCTTCAATTGCTCATAATAAATGGAACTAGTTATTACTTGGAAAATAAAACAGTCATCtcctacaacatgtttaattacACAATCACGTAAAACTTCTTTGCTCTAGTGTATATATCACACAATCATGGATAATTTGATTGTTCCTGTTTTTCTTGGGTTTGTACAGGTTGGCAAAAAGATTGTCAGATCAAAGAAAGCTCCGCCAAAAACAAAAGGCTTGAGCCTTGAGCAGAAGAAATGCCTATCTTC
Proteins encoded in this window:
- the LOC142171555 gene encoding patatin-like protein 3, which produces MADIYTSMFLHGTPSNDTYLRIQIDGLKYEDTRTDNATEENLRNLVHIANDLLKRPISSVNLETGFYEPISDNRKPVGKADWTNEMALVELAKRLSDQRKLRQKQKA